CTTGGCACCCGGCTGGCGCACTTCCGAGCGCACGGTCACATCGGTATCTTCCGGCTTCGCCCGCAGCGGCTTGAAGTCGATCACCTGGTCGCGATACTGGGTGAGCGCGTTCGAGTAGGTGCGCACCAGCAGGGTCCGGAACGCGGCCACGAGCTTGTCGCGCTGATCCGGTGTCGCCTGACGCCAGTCGCGGCCCACGGCCAGCGCCGTCATGAGGCGGAAATCGAAATGCGGCAGCACCTTCTCCTCGACGAGCTCGACGGCCCGGCTGGTGTCGCCACGCTGGATGGCCGGATCGGCGCGCACGATCTGGAGCACTTCGTCGGAAACGTTCTTGACCAACTCATCGGGCGCAGGGGCAGCGAACGCACTCGCGCCAGCGAGCAGACAGAGGCCCAGCAGCAGGGATCGAATCAGCTTGATCATGTTTCTTGTTCTTCCTCTCTTGGGGTTACAGGCCGGTCTCGTGCGGCCGGCTCAGCGCGAAGCGCAGGCTGTTCTGCGCAATCGCATCGCTTTCGACAAAGGCGATGGCGGACAGTTTCCCGTCATCGGCGGCACCTTCGTCGAAGCGCTCGCGCGGCGGATGCCCGTCGTAGATCTCGTATCGGCGCCGCTGCAGGTAGAAGTCGCGCACATAAGCGTACTTGTCGAGACTGCCCTGATCCACCGCCCGGTCGGCACCGAGCAGCTCGGCGCGCTGATGCACCAGCCTCAGACCGGTCACCGCGTTGCGCGCCGCCACGTCGGCCGGATGGACCGCACTGCCGACCACCAGATCCACCGGCAGGGCCGCGCCGCCGCGCAGGGTGCGTGGGCCGAAGAACGGCACCACGAAATAGGGCCCGGCCGGCACGCCCCAGACGGCGAGCGTCTGACCGAAGTCTTCGTCGTGCTTGTCCAGCCCCATCTCCGTGGCCACGTCGAACAGCCCGAAGATGCCCAGGGTCGAGTTGATCAGCACCCGGCCCGCGTCGGTGAGGCCATCATGGCCCTTGCCCTGGAGCAGGTTGTTGGCGCCGGTCCACACATCGCCGAGATTGCCGAAGAAGTTGCCCACGCCGGTCCGGACCGGTAGCGGCGTCACCGCATCGTAGGTCTGGGCCAGCGGTTTCATCAGCGCCTTGTCCACCTTGTCGTTGATGGTGAACATGGTCCGGTTGTAGCGCTCCCACGGATCGTCAGGATTCTCGTAGGGCACGGTGGCGCAACCGGCGACGATGCCGAGCATCGCCACCGCCACACCGCGTGTCATCGAAGCGCGCATATTCATTTCAGTACCCGCAATCACTCATGGCTTCGGCGGCGCCTCGGCCGCCTTGTCAAACAAAAACTGCCCGATCAGCTTCTCTAGAACGACCGCAGACTGGGTCAGCTTGAGCTTGTCGCCGTCGGCGAGCATGCGCATGTCACCGCCGGGCTCGAGCCCGATGTACTGTTCGCCGAGCAGGCCGGAGGTGAGGATCTCGCCGCTGGTGTCCTTGGGGAACTTGTAGCGGGCGTCGATGGCCATGGTGACCACGGCCTCGAACCGGTCGTTGTCGAAGCGGATGTCGGTCACCCGCCCCACGACCACCCCGGACACCTTCACCGGGGCGCGCACCTTGAGCCCGCCGATGTTCGAGAACGCCGCCTCGATATGGTAGTTCTCGGCGAAGCTGGCGGCGGACAGGTTGCCCACCTTCAGCGCCAGAAAGATCAGCGCGGCGCATCCGATGAGGACGAAGAAGCCGACCCAGAGGTCTAAGGTACTGCGGTTCATGATTGGCCCCGGAACATGAAGGAGGTCAGGATGAAGTCGAGGGCGAGGATGGCCAGGGCCGAACTCACCACGGTGCGGGTAATGGCGCGCGAGACCCCTTCGGCGGTCGGCACGCAGTCGTAGCCTTCGAACACGGCGATCAGCGACACGGCGATGCCGAAGACCACGCTCTTGATGACGCCGTTCATCACGTCGAAACGCCAGTCGACCGCCGCCTGCATCTGCGACCAGAAGGCGCCGTCGTCCACGCCGATGAAGGCCACGCCGATCAGCCAGCCGCCGAAGATGCCCATGGCCGAGAACAGCGCCGCCAGCAGCGGCATGGAGATGACCCCGCCCCAGAAGCGCGGCGCCGCCACCCGGGCGATCGGGTTGACCGCCATCATGTCCATCGCCTTGAGCTGCTCGGTGGTCTTCATGAGCCCGATCTCGGCGGTGACCGCGGAACCGGCGCGGCTGGCGAACAGCAGCGCCGCCACCACCGGGCCGAGCTCGCGGGTCAGCGACAGCGCCACCAGCACCCCCAGCGCCTCGCTCGAGCCGTAGCGTTGCAAGGTTTC
The nucleotide sequence above comes from Nitrogeniibacter mangrovi. Encoded proteins:
- a CDS encoding MlaC/ttg2D family ABC transporter substrate-binding protein, with the protein product MIKLIRSLLLGLCLLAGASAFAAPAPDELVKNVSDEVLQIVRADPAIQRGDTSRAVELVEEKVLPHFDFRLMTALAVGRDWRQATPDQRDKLVAAFRTLLVRTYSNALTQYRDQVIDFKPLRAKPEDTDVTVRSEVRQPGAKPVDIDYSLEKQGDDWKVYDVAVAGVSLVTNYRSSFASQIHQKGIDGLIASLEAKNAELASKVQ
- a CDS encoding MlaA family lipoprotein, with translation MNMRASMTRGVAVAMLGIVAGCATVPYENPDDPWERYNRTMFTINDKVDKALMKPLAQTYDAVTPLPVRTGVGNFFGNLGDVWTGANNLLQGKGHDGLTDAGRVLINSTLGIFGLFDVATEMGLDKHDEDFGQTLAVWGVPAGPYFVVPFFGPRTLRGGAALPVDLVVGSAVHPADVAARNAVTGLRLVHQRAELLGADRAVDQGSLDKYAYVRDFYLQRRRYEIYDGHPPRERFDEGAADDGKLSAIAFVESDAIAQNSLRFALSRPHETGL
- the mlaD gene encoding outer membrane lipid asymmetry maintenance protein MlaD; the protein is MNRSTLDLWVGFFVLIGCAALIFLALKVGNLSAASFAENYHIEAAFSNIGGLKVRAPVKVSGVVVGRVTDIRFDNDRFEAVVTMAIDARYKFPKDTSGEILTSGLLGEQYIGLEPGGDMRMLADGDKLKLTQSAVVLEKLIGQFLFDKAAEAPPKP
- the mlaE gene encoding lipid asymmetry maintenance ABC transporter permease subunit MlaE gives rise to the protein MIRRIGAMTVDGIWRLGFATRFMLLLLRHSGQSLRRLHLTLREIYFSGVLSLLIILVSGLFVGLVLGLQGYETLQRYGSSEALGVLVALSLTRELGPVVAALLFASRAGSAVTAEIGLMKTTEQLKAMDMMAVNPIARVAAPRFWGGVISMPLLAALFSAMGIFGGWLIGVAFIGVDDGAFWSQMQAAVDWRFDVMNGVIKSVVFGIAVSLIAVFEGYDCVPTAEGVSRAITRTVVSSALAILALDFILTSFMFRGQS